The proteins below come from a single Tiliqua scincoides isolate rTilSci1 chromosome 16, rTilSci1.hap2, whole genome shotgun sequence genomic window:
- the TSC1 gene encoding hamartin isoform X2, with protein MAQQVNVGDLLSMLDSPVLVVLEDITAALRENLNSDRGPVLVNALVDYYLETSSQQALHILSTLQEPHDKHLLDKINEYMSKPTTRLSTLSLLGHVIRRQPSWKHKLSQAPVLLSLLKCLKTDTDVVVLITGVLVFITMLPMIPQSGKQHLHDFFGIFGRFSSWCLKNPGHVAEIYLVHLRASVYALFHRLYGMYPCNFVSFLRSHYSMKENLETFEEVVKPMMKHVRIHPELVTGSKDHELDPRRWKRLETHDVVIECAKISLDPAEASYEDGYCSVSQQACARLQCRPVDPGASPYVTPHNSFGTSTSTPYSVSSRLSQVSGQLPQILNSQSLCLSTEPQQVMFWSPSAVCGMTTPPTSPGIALESSQTSSQPYSRFFSTPVGKGTPLGTPATSPPPSCISDEFVPVSGPSVAAAAALPKKEDKPDLGRPSLSRQQNVINVKSLDSQGSKSSVTLSDLPGILGDLEASLEDSCEKDREEDAISKEISEITTADAEPVVPRGGFDSPFYHSTESLSGSQKKSQLVALSAQGQVLNSESSAMTFLEQSGLESTREMPKQAFTPIDRPFQDSEANPVGNRDGQASTETGIVTPNPCKVPARRRMGFGNETPPHYEHLFEVALPKTACLFISQKTKELLRGAKGSQDEDGSSSISPLEVLDKLIQHGADAHSKELNKLPLPSKSADWTHFGGSPPSDEIHTLRNQLHLLHNQLLYERFKRQQHALRNRRLLRKVIKAAALEEHNAAMKDQLRLQEKDIQSLKLSLQKEQARSRTFQEEHDSAVAQLHSQIRQLQHEREEYYNQSQELKTKLDDCYSMIADLRSELKKASNKVCHTELLLSQVSQKLSNSESVQQQMEFLNRQLLVLGEVNELYLEQLQHKHADTTKEVEIMQTAFRKELEKAKCCVQQQSQQLEASQKRIAELESQLSKRDHLLLEQKKYLEDVKVQARGQLQAVESRYKAQKRITQAFELEILDLYGRLENDRLPKNLKVDKMEAAEMAEERLVGANEANADSVAGRSEEVARNGETKPPPSSHGSSSGGSSSSNSQVSTPEKPPSQRAGPFNSHWEASVLLEPSPSGGPLMVGSLPSSDSFLGMKARELFRNKSESQCDEDGVALNSLCDTVKAELCKDPSREAKGPPSLGDSAPPPRNQESSVGPLHIMDYNESHHSHG; from the exons ATGGCTCAGCAAGTAAATGTGGGCGATCTCCTCTCCATGCTTGATTCTCCAGTTCTGGTTGTCCTGGAAGATATAACAGCTGCGCTGAGAGAGAATCTCAATTCGG ACCGGGGTCCTGTCCTCGTGAACGCTTTGGTTGACTACTACTTGGAAACCAGTTCCCAGCAGGCCTTGCACATTCTGTCCACACTTCAGGAGCCGCATGACAAG CACCTTCTGGACAAAATCAATGAATATATGAGCAAGCCTACTACTCGCCTCTCCACTCTCTCCCTCCTTGGTCATGTGATaaggcggcagccatcttggaaacATAAGCTTTCTCAAGCACCCGTCCTTCTCTCTTTGCTCAAGTGTCTCAAG ACCGACACGGATGTGGTGGTGCTCATCACAGGAGTCCTGGTGTTCATCACAATGCTGCCTATGATCCCCCAGTCCGGGAAGCAGCACCTTCACGATTTCTTCGGCATCTTTGGCCGCTTCTCATCCTGGTGCTTGAAGAACCCGG gTCACGTGGCAGAAATTTACCTAGTCCACCTGCGTGCCAGTGTGTATGCACTCTTTCACCGTCTTTACGGAATGTACCCTTGCAACTTTGTGTCCTTTCTGCGCTCCCACTACAGTATGAAGGAAAACCTGGAGACTTTTGAAGAGGTGGTCAAG CCAATGATGAAACATGTCCGTATCCATCCTGAGCTGGTGACTGGATCCAAGGATCATGAACTGGACCCTCGAAG GTGGAAGAGGCTGGAAACGCACGACGTCGTGATTGAGTGTGCCAAAATCTCCTTGGACCCAGCCGAAGCTTCCTATGAAGATGGCTACTGCTCAGTTTCCCAGCAGGCGTGCGCTCGCTTGCAATGTCGTCCAGTCGATCCCGGTGCCAGCCCTTACGTCACGCCCCACAATAGCTTTG gcaCATCAACTTCGACCCCTTACTCTGTGTCTTCTCGGCTATCCCAAGTATCAGGGCAGCTACCTCAGATTCTGAACTCTCAGTCTTTGTGTCTGTCAACTGAGCCTCAGCAG GTGATGTTCTGGAGCCCATCTGCTGTCTGTGGCATGActactccccccacctccccaggaaTTGCTTTGGAGTCTTCTCAAACGTCGTCCCAGCCTTACAGCAGATTCTTCAGCACCCCCG TTGGGAAAGGAACCCCCTTAGGAACGCCCGCCACTTCCCCTCCACCATCGTGCATTTCAGATGAATTTGTTCCTGTTTCAGGTCCCtccgttgctgctgctgctgcgcttCCCAAGAAG GAAGACAAACCAGATCTTGGGAGGCCTTCCTTATCCCGACAGCAAAACGTCATCAACGTGAAAAGTTTGG ACTCCCAAGGCAGTAAAAGTTCAGTAACTTTAAGTGATCTTCCTGGCATCTTGGGTGACCTGGAGGCCTCTTTAGAAGACAGCTGTGAGAAAGATCGCGAGGAAG ATGCGATATCGAAAGAGATCTCTGAGATCACCACAGCAGACGCTGAGCCCGTGGTGCCTCGGGGAGGGTTTGACTCTCCTTTTTACCACTCGACCGAGTCCCTCTCCGGCTCCCAGAAGAAATCCCAGTTAGTCGCCTTGAGTGCTCAGGGGCAGGTCCTGAACTCGGAGTCCTCGGCGATGACCTTCCTGGAACAATCTGGGCTCGAGAGCACTCGAGAAATGCCTAAGCAAGCCTTCACACCTATTGATCGGCCTTTCCAGGACTCCGAAGCGAATCCTGTTGGTAACCGGGACGGCCAGGCCTCAACCGAGACCGGTATCGTCACCCCCAACCCTTGTAAGGTCCCGGCACGCAGAAGGATGGGCTTCGGGAATGAAACGCCCCCCCACTACGAGCACCTGTTTGAGGTGGCTTTGCCAAAGACCGCTTGCCTGTTTATCTCGCAGAAGACAAAAGAGCTGCTAAGGGGAGCCAAGGGGAGCCAAGATGAAGACGGATCTTCCTCTATCTCCCCCTTGGAAGTGTTGGATAAGCTTATCCAGCATGGCGCAGATGCCCACAGCAAAGAGCTTAACAA GTTACCCTTGCCAAGCAAATCAGCTGACTGGACTCACTTTGGAG GTTCTCCCCCCTCGGACGAGATTCACACCCTCAGGAACCAACTGCACCTCTTGCACAACCAGCTGTTGTACGAGCGCTTCAAACGGCAGCAGCACGCGCTGCGGAACCGCCGGCTCCTGAGGAAGGTCATCAAGGCTGCGGCCCTGGAGGAGCACAATGCCGCGATG AAAGACCAGCTCAGGCTCCAGGAGAAGGATATCCAGTCCTTGAAGCTCAGCCTGCAGAAAGAACAGGCCAGAAGCCGCACATTTCAGGAGGAACACGACAGCGCGGTGGCTCAGCTCCACAGCCAGATCCGTCAGCTGCAGCACGAACGGGAGGAGTACTACAACCAGAGCCAGGAACTGAAG ACCAAACTGGATGACTGCTACAGCATGATCGCAGATCTACGGTCGGAGTTAAAGAAGGCCAGTAACAAAGTCTGCCACACAGAACTGCTCCTGAGCCAAGTTTCTCAAAAG CTTTCGAACAGTGAGTCAGTCCAGCAGCAGATGGAGTTCTTGAACAGGCAACTTCTGGTACTGGGGGAGGTCAACGAGTTGTACTTGGAACAGCTGCAACATAAGCATGCTGACACAACGAAG GAGGTAGAAATTATGCAGACGGCCTTTCGGAAAGAGCTGGAGAAAGCCAAGTGCTGCGTTCAGCAGCAGAGCCAACAGCTGGAGGCGTCTCAGAAGCGGATTGCCGAACTGGAATCTCAGCTCAGCAAGAGAGACCATCTCTTACTGGAGCAGAAGAAATACCTGGAGGACGTCAAAGTTCAAGCAAG AGGCCAGCTCCAAGCCGTTGAAAGCCGGTACAAGGCGCAGAAAAGGATTACGCAGGCATTTGAGCTGGAGATCTTAGACCTTTATGGCCGCTTGGAGAACGACAGGTTGCCAAAGAACCTGAAAGTGGACAAAATGGAAGCAGCAGAAATGGCAGAAGAAAG GTTGGTCGGTGCCAACGAAGCCAACGCAGACTCCGTGGCAGGGCGCAGTGAAGAAGTGGCGAGGAACGGCGAGACGAAACCTCCTCCCAGCTCTCATGGAAGCAgtagcggcggcagcagcagcagcaacagccaggTGTCCACCCCTGAAAAGCCCCCCAGTCAGAGAGCCGGGCCGttcaacagccactgggaggcgTCTGTGCTGCTGGAGCCCTCCCCAAGCGGTGGCCCTCTGATGGTGGGCTCCCTCCCAAGCTCGGATAGCTTTCTGGGGATGAAGGCGCGGGAGCTGTTTCGCAACAAGAGCGAGAGCCAGTGTGACGAGGACGGCGTGGCCCTCAACAGCCTCTGTGACACCGTCAAGGCCGAACTGTGCAAAGATCCGAGCCGGGAGGCCAAGGGACCCCCGAGCCTGGGCgattctgccccccctcccaggaaccaGGAAAGCAGTGTTGGACCGCTTCATATAATGGACTACAATGAATCCCATCACAGCCACGGCTAA
- the TSC1 gene encoding hamartin isoform X1 has protein sequence MAQQVNVGDLLSMLDSPVLVVLEDITAALRENLNSDRGPVLVNALVDYYLETSSQQALHILSTLQEPHDKHLLDKINEYMSKPTTRLSTLSLLGHVIRRQPSWKHKLSQAPVLLSLLKCLKTDTDVVVLITGVLVFITMLPMIPQSGKQHLHDFFGIFGRFSSWCLKNPGHVAEIYLVHLRASVYALFHRLYGMYPCNFVSFLRSHYSMKENLETFEEVVKPMMKHVRIHPELVTGSKDHELDPRRWKRLETHDVVIECAKISLDPAEASYEDGYCSVSQQACARLQCRPVDPGASPYVTPHNSFGTSTSTPYSVSSRLSQVSGQLPQILNSQSLCLSTEPQQVMFWSPSAVCGMTTPPTSPGIALESSQTSSQPYSRFFSTPAVGKGTPLGTPATSPPPSCISDEFVPVSGPSVAAAAALPKKEDKPDLGRPSLSRQQNVINVKSLDSQGSKSSVTLSDLPGILGDLEASLEDSCEKDREEDAISKEISEITTADAEPVVPRGGFDSPFYHSTESLSGSQKKSQLVALSAQGQVLNSESSAMTFLEQSGLESTREMPKQAFTPIDRPFQDSEANPVGNRDGQASTETGIVTPNPCKVPARRRMGFGNETPPHYEHLFEVALPKTACLFISQKTKELLRGAKGSQDEDGSSSISPLEVLDKLIQHGADAHSKELNKLPLPSKSADWTHFGGSPPSDEIHTLRNQLHLLHNQLLYERFKRQQHALRNRRLLRKVIKAAALEEHNAAMKDQLRLQEKDIQSLKLSLQKEQARSRTFQEEHDSAVAQLHSQIRQLQHEREEYYNQSQELKTKLDDCYSMIADLRSELKKASNKVCHTELLLSQVSQKLSNSESVQQQMEFLNRQLLVLGEVNELYLEQLQHKHADTTKEVEIMQTAFRKELEKAKCCVQQQSQQLEASQKRIAELESQLSKRDHLLLEQKKYLEDVKVQARGQLQAVESRYKAQKRITQAFELEILDLYGRLENDRLPKNLKVDKMEAAEMAEERLVGANEANADSVAGRSEEVARNGETKPPPSSHGSSSGGSSSSNSQVSTPEKPPSQRAGPFNSHWEASVLLEPSPSGGPLMVGSLPSSDSFLGMKARELFRNKSESQCDEDGVALNSLCDTVKAELCKDPSREAKGPPSLGDSAPPPRNQESSVGPLHIMDYNESHHSHG, from the exons ATGGCTCAGCAAGTAAATGTGGGCGATCTCCTCTCCATGCTTGATTCTCCAGTTCTGGTTGTCCTGGAAGATATAACAGCTGCGCTGAGAGAGAATCTCAATTCGG ACCGGGGTCCTGTCCTCGTGAACGCTTTGGTTGACTACTACTTGGAAACCAGTTCCCAGCAGGCCTTGCACATTCTGTCCACACTTCAGGAGCCGCATGACAAG CACCTTCTGGACAAAATCAATGAATATATGAGCAAGCCTACTACTCGCCTCTCCACTCTCTCCCTCCTTGGTCATGTGATaaggcggcagccatcttggaaacATAAGCTTTCTCAAGCACCCGTCCTTCTCTCTTTGCTCAAGTGTCTCAAG ACCGACACGGATGTGGTGGTGCTCATCACAGGAGTCCTGGTGTTCATCACAATGCTGCCTATGATCCCCCAGTCCGGGAAGCAGCACCTTCACGATTTCTTCGGCATCTTTGGCCGCTTCTCATCCTGGTGCTTGAAGAACCCGG gTCACGTGGCAGAAATTTACCTAGTCCACCTGCGTGCCAGTGTGTATGCACTCTTTCACCGTCTTTACGGAATGTACCCTTGCAACTTTGTGTCCTTTCTGCGCTCCCACTACAGTATGAAGGAAAACCTGGAGACTTTTGAAGAGGTGGTCAAG CCAATGATGAAACATGTCCGTATCCATCCTGAGCTGGTGACTGGATCCAAGGATCATGAACTGGACCCTCGAAG GTGGAAGAGGCTGGAAACGCACGACGTCGTGATTGAGTGTGCCAAAATCTCCTTGGACCCAGCCGAAGCTTCCTATGAAGATGGCTACTGCTCAGTTTCCCAGCAGGCGTGCGCTCGCTTGCAATGTCGTCCAGTCGATCCCGGTGCCAGCCCTTACGTCACGCCCCACAATAGCTTTG gcaCATCAACTTCGACCCCTTACTCTGTGTCTTCTCGGCTATCCCAAGTATCAGGGCAGCTACCTCAGATTCTGAACTCTCAGTCTTTGTGTCTGTCAACTGAGCCTCAGCAG GTGATGTTCTGGAGCCCATCTGCTGTCTGTGGCATGActactccccccacctccccaggaaTTGCTTTGGAGTCTTCTCAAACGTCGTCCCAGCCTTACAGCAGATTCTTCAGCACCCCCG CAGTTGGGAAAGGAACCCCCTTAGGAACGCCCGCCACTTCCCCTCCACCATCGTGCATTTCAGATGAATTTGTTCCTGTTTCAGGTCCCtccgttgctgctgctgctgcgcttCCCAAGAAG GAAGACAAACCAGATCTTGGGAGGCCTTCCTTATCCCGACAGCAAAACGTCATCAACGTGAAAAGTTTGG ACTCCCAAGGCAGTAAAAGTTCAGTAACTTTAAGTGATCTTCCTGGCATCTTGGGTGACCTGGAGGCCTCTTTAGAAGACAGCTGTGAGAAAGATCGCGAGGAAG ATGCGATATCGAAAGAGATCTCTGAGATCACCACAGCAGACGCTGAGCCCGTGGTGCCTCGGGGAGGGTTTGACTCTCCTTTTTACCACTCGACCGAGTCCCTCTCCGGCTCCCAGAAGAAATCCCAGTTAGTCGCCTTGAGTGCTCAGGGGCAGGTCCTGAACTCGGAGTCCTCGGCGATGACCTTCCTGGAACAATCTGGGCTCGAGAGCACTCGAGAAATGCCTAAGCAAGCCTTCACACCTATTGATCGGCCTTTCCAGGACTCCGAAGCGAATCCTGTTGGTAACCGGGACGGCCAGGCCTCAACCGAGACCGGTATCGTCACCCCCAACCCTTGTAAGGTCCCGGCACGCAGAAGGATGGGCTTCGGGAATGAAACGCCCCCCCACTACGAGCACCTGTTTGAGGTGGCTTTGCCAAAGACCGCTTGCCTGTTTATCTCGCAGAAGACAAAAGAGCTGCTAAGGGGAGCCAAGGGGAGCCAAGATGAAGACGGATCTTCCTCTATCTCCCCCTTGGAAGTGTTGGATAAGCTTATCCAGCATGGCGCAGATGCCCACAGCAAAGAGCTTAACAA GTTACCCTTGCCAAGCAAATCAGCTGACTGGACTCACTTTGGAG GTTCTCCCCCCTCGGACGAGATTCACACCCTCAGGAACCAACTGCACCTCTTGCACAACCAGCTGTTGTACGAGCGCTTCAAACGGCAGCAGCACGCGCTGCGGAACCGCCGGCTCCTGAGGAAGGTCATCAAGGCTGCGGCCCTGGAGGAGCACAATGCCGCGATG AAAGACCAGCTCAGGCTCCAGGAGAAGGATATCCAGTCCTTGAAGCTCAGCCTGCAGAAAGAACAGGCCAGAAGCCGCACATTTCAGGAGGAACACGACAGCGCGGTGGCTCAGCTCCACAGCCAGATCCGTCAGCTGCAGCACGAACGGGAGGAGTACTACAACCAGAGCCAGGAACTGAAG ACCAAACTGGATGACTGCTACAGCATGATCGCAGATCTACGGTCGGAGTTAAAGAAGGCCAGTAACAAAGTCTGCCACACAGAACTGCTCCTGAGCCAAGTTTCTCAAAAG CTTTCGAACAGTGAGTCAGTCCAGCAGCAGATGGAGTTCTTGAACAGGCAACTTCTGGTACTGGGGGAGGTCAACGAGTTGTACTTGGAACAGCTGCAACATAAGCATGCTGACACAACGAAG GAGGTAGAAATTATGCAGACGGCCTTTCGGAAAGAGCTGGAGAAAGCCAAGTGCTGCGTTCAGCAGCAGAGCCAACAGCTGGAGGCGTCTCAGAAGCGGATTGCCGAACTGGAATCTCAGCTCAGCAAGAGAGACCATCTCTTACTGGAGCAGAAGAAATACCTGGAGGACGTCAAAGTTCAAGCAAG AGGCCAGCTCCAAGCCGTTGAAAGCCGGTACAAGGCGCAGAAAAGGATTACGCAGGCATTTGAGCTGGAGATCTTAGACCTTTATGGCCGCTTGGAGAACGACAGGTTGCCAAAGAACCTGAAAGTGGACAAAATGGAAGCAGCAGAAATGGCAGAAGAAAG GTTGGTCGGTGCCAACGAAGCCAACGCAGACTCCGTGGCAGGGCGCAGTGAAGAAGTGGCGAGGAACGGCGAGACGAAACCTCCTCCCAGCTCTCATGGAAGCAgtagcggcggcagcagcagcagcaacagccaggTGTCCACCCCTGAAAAGCCCCCCAGTCAGAGAGCCGGGCCGttcaacagccactgggaggcgTCTGTGCTGCTGGAGCCCTCCCCAAGCGGTGGCCCTCTGATGGTGGGCTCCCTCCCAAGCTCGGATAGCTTTCTGGGGATGAAGGCGCGGGAGCTGTTTCGCAACAAGAGCGAGAGCCAGTGTGACGAGGACGGCGTGGCCCTCAACAGCCTCTGTGACACCGTCAAGGCCGAACTGTGCAAAGATCCGAGCCGGGAGGCCAAGGGACCCCCGAGCCTGGGCgattctgccccccctcccaggaaccaGGAAAGCAGTGTTGGACCGCTTCATATAATGGACTACAATGAATCCCATCACAGCCACGGCTAA
- the TSC1 gene encoding hamartin isoform X3 codes for MAQQVNVGDLLSMLDSPVLVVLEDITAALRENLNSDRGPVLVNALVDYYLETSSQQALHILSTLQEPHDKHLLDKINEYMSKPTTRLSTLSLLGHVIRRQPSWKHKLSQAPVLLSLLKCLKTDTDVVVLITGVLVFITMLPMIPQSGKQHLHDFFGIFGRFSSWCLKNPGHVAEIYLVHLRASVYALFHRLYGMYPCNFVSFLRSHYSMKENLETFEEVVKPMMKHVRIHPELVTGSKDHELDPRRWKRLETHDVVIECAKISLDPAEASYEDGYCSVSQQACARLQCRPVDPGASPYVTPHNSFGTSTSTPYSVSSRLSQVSGQLPQILNSQSLCLSTEPQQVMFWSPSAVCGMTTPPTSPGIALESSQTSSQPYSRFFSTPGPSVAAAAALPKKEDKPDLGRPSLSRQQNVINVKSLDSQGSKSSVTLSDLPGILGDLEASLEDSCEKDREEDAISKEISEITTADAEPVVPRGGFDSPFYHSTESLSGSQKKSQLVALSAQGQVLNSESSAMTFLEQSGLESTREMPKQAFTPIDRPFQDSEANPVGNRDGQASTETGIVTPNPCKVPARRRMGFGNETPPHYEHLFEVALPKTACLFISQKTKELLRGAKGSQDEDGSSSISPLEVLDKLIQHGADAHSKELNKLPLPSKSADWTHFGGSPPSDEIHTLRNQLHLLHNQLLYERFKRQQHALRNRRLLRKVIKAAALEEHNAAMKDQLRLQEKDIQSLKLSLQKEQARSRTFQEEHDSAVAQLHSQIRQLQHEREEYYNQSQELKTKLDDCYSMIADLRSELKKASNKVCHTELLLSQVSQKLSNSESVQQQMEFLNRQLLVLGEVNELYLEQLQHKHADTTKEVEIMQTAFRKELEKAKCCVQQQSQQLEASQKRIAELESQLSKRDHLLLEQKKYLEDVKVQARGQLQAVESRYKAQKRITQAFELEILDLYGRLENDRLPKNLKVDKMEAAEMAEERLVGANEANADSVAGRSEEVARNGETKPPPSSHGSSSGGSSSSNSQVSTPEKPPSQRAGPFNSHWEASVLLEPSPSGGPLMVGSLPSSDSFLGMKARELFRNKSESQCDEDGVALNSLCDTVKAELCKDPSREAKGPPSLGDSAPPPRNQESSVGPLHIMDYNESHHSHG; via the exons ATGGCTCAGCAAGTAAATGTGGGCGATCTCCTCTCCATGCTTGATTCTCCAGTTCTGGTTGTCCTGGAAGATATAACAGCTGCGCTGAGAGAGAATCTCAATTCGG ACCGGGGTCCTGTCCTCGTGAACGCTTTGGTTGACTACTACTTGGAAACCAGTTCCCAGCAGGCCTTGCACATTCTGTCCACACTTCAGGAGCCGCATGACAAG CACCTTCTGGACAAAATCAATGAATATATGAGCAAGCCTACTACTCGCCTCTCCACTCTCTCCCTCCTTGGTCATGTGATaaggcggcagccatcttggaaacATAAGCTTTCTCAAGCACCCGTCCTTCTCTCTTTGCTCAAGTGTCTCAAG ACCGACACGGATGTGGTGGTGCTCATCACAGGAGTCCTGGTGTTCATCACAATGCTGCCTATGATCCCCCAGTCCGGGAAGCAGCACCTTCACGATTTCTTCGGCATCTTTGGCCGCTTCTCATCCTGGTGCTTGAAGAACCCGG gTCACGTGGCAGAAATTTACCTAGTCCACCTGCGTGCCAGTGTGTATGCACTCTTTCACCGTCTTTACGGAATGTACCCTTGCAACTTTGTGTCCTTTCTGCGCTCCCACTACAGTATGAAGGAAAACCTGGAGACTTTTGAAGAGGTGGTCAAG CCAATGATGAAACATGTCCGTATCCATCCTGAGCTGGTGACTGGATCCAAGGATCATGAACTGGACCCTCGAAG GTGGAAGAGGCTGGAAACGCACGACGTCGTGATTGAGTGTGCCAAAATCTCCTTGGACCCAGCCGAAGCTTCCTATGAAGATGGCTACTGCTCAGTTTCCCAGCAGGCGTGCGCTCGCTTGCAATGTCGTCCAGTCGATCCCGGTGCCAGCCCTTACGTCACGCCCCACAATAGCTTTG gcaCATCAACTTCGACCCCTTACTCTGTGTCTTCTCGGCTATCCCAAGTATCAGGGCAGCTACCTCAGATTCTGAACTCTCAGTCTTTGTGTCTGTCAACTGAGCCTCAGCAG GTGATGTTCTGGAGCCCATCTGCTGTCTGTGGCATGActactccccccacctccccaggaaTTGCTTTGGAGTCTTCTCAAACGTCGTCCCAGCCTTACAGCAGATTCTTCAGCACCCCCG GTCCCtccgttgctgctgctgctgcgcttCCCAAGAAG GAAGACAAACCAGATCTTGGGAGGCCTTCCTTATCCCGACAGCAAAACGTCATCAACGTGAAAAGTTTGG ACTCCCAAGGCAGTAAAAGTTCAGTAACTTTAAGTGATCTTCCTGGCATCTTGGGTGACCTGGAGGCCTCTTTAGAAGACAGCTGTGAGAAAGATCGCGAGGAAG ATGCGATATCGAAAGAGATCTCTGAGATCACCACAGCAGACGCTGAGCCCGTGGTGCCTCGGGGAGGGTTTGACTCTCCTTTTTACCACTCGACCGAGTCCCTCTCCGGCTCCCAGAAGAAATCCCAGTTAGTCGCCTTGAGTGCTCAGGGGCAGGTCCTGAACTCGGAGTCCTCGGCGATGACCTTCCTGGAACAATCTGGGCTCGAGAGCACTCGAGAAATGCCTAAGCAAGCCTTCACACCTATTGATCGGCCTTTCCAGGACTCCGAAGCGAATCCTGTTGGTAACCGGGACGGCCAGGCCTCAACCGAGACCGGTATCGTCACCCCCAACCCTTGTAAGGTCCCGGCACGCAGAAGGATGGGCTTCGGGAATGAAACGCCCCCCCACTACGAGCACCTGTTTGAGGTGGCTTTGCCAAAGACCGCTTGCCTGTTTATCTCGCAGAAGACAAAAGAGCTGCTAAGGGGAGCCAAGGGGAGCCAAGATGAAGACGGATCTTCCTCTATCTCCCCCTTGGAAGTGTTGGATAAGCTTATCCAGCATGGCGCAGATGCCCACAGCAAAGAGCTTAACAA GTTACCCTTGCCAAGCAAATCAGCTGACTGGACTCACTTTGGAG GTTCTCCCCCCTCGGACGAGATTCACACCCTCAGGAACCAACTGCACCTCTTGCACAACCAGCTGTTGTACGAGCGCTTCAAACGGCAGCAGCACGCGCTGCGGAACCGCCGGCTCCTGAGGAAGGTCATCAAGGCTGCGGCCCTGGAGGAGCACAATGCCGCGATG AAAGACCAGCTCAGGCTCCAGGAGAAGGATATCCAGTCCTTGAAGCTCAGCCTGCAGAAAGAACAGGCCAGAAGCCGCACATTTCAGGAGGAACACGACAGCGCGGTGGCTCAGCTCCACAGCCAGATCCGTCAGCTGCAGCACGAACGGGAGGAGTACTACAACCAGAGCCAGGAACTGAAG ACCAAACTGGATGACTGCTACAGCATGATCGCAGATCTACGGTCGGAGTTAAAGAAGGCCAGTAACAAAGTCTGCCACACAGAACTGCTCCTGAGCCAAGTTTCTCAAAAG CTTTCGAACAGTGAGTCAGTCCAGCAGCAGATGGAGTTCTTGAACAGGCAACTTCTGGTACTGGGGGAGGTCAACGAGTTGTACTTGGAACAGCTGCAACATAAGCATGCTGACACAACGAAG GAGGTAGAAATTATGCAGACGGCCTTTCGGAAAGAGCTGGAGAAAGCCAAGTGCTGCGTTCAGCAGCAGAGCCAACAGCTGGAGGCGTCTCAGAAGCGGATTGCCGAACTGGAATCTCAGCTCAGCAAGAGAGACCATCTCTTACTGGAGCAGAAGAAATACCTGGAGGACGTCAAAGTTCAAGCAAG AGGCCAGCTCCAAGCCGTTGAAAGCCGGTACAAGGCGCAGAAAAGGATTACGCAGGCATTTGAGCTGGAGATCTTAGACCTTTATGGCCGCTTGGAGAACGACAGGTTGCCAAAGAACCTGAAAGTGGACAAAATGGAAGCAGCAGAAATGGCAGAAGAAAG GTTGGTCGGTGCCAACGAAGCCAACGCAGACTCCGTGGCAGGGCGCAGTGAAGAAGTGGCGAGGAACGGCGAGACGAAACCTCCTCCCAGCTCTCATGGAAGCAgtagcggcggcagcagcagcagcaacagccaggTGTCCACCCCTGAAAAGCCCCCCAGTCAGAGAGCCGGGCCGttcaacagccactgggaggcgTCTGTGCTGCTGGAGCCCTCCCCAAGCGGTGGCCCTCTGATGGTGGGCTCCCTCCCAAGCTCGGATAGCTTTCTGGGGATGAAGGCGCGGGAGCTGTTTCGCAACAAGAGCGAGAGCCAGTGTGACGAGGACGGCGTGGCCCTCAACAGCCTCTGTGACACCGTCAAGGCCGAACTGTGCAAAGATCCGAGCCGGGAGGCCAAGGGACCCCCGAGCCTGGGCgattctgccccccctcccaggaaccaGGAAAGCAGTGTTGGACCGCTTCATATAATGGACTACAATGAATCCCATCACAGCCACGGCTAA